In Nematostella vectensis chromosome 3, jaNemVect1.1, whole genome shotgun sequence, the genomic window GTAGCAAAGTTTGCTTCGAGCTATTTTACTAgcgtataaaaatatttgcacgAAATttaaagacaagcaagaataCTGCAAAATTCAAATCCTCACCAGAGTGCGACACCATCAAACAAATTCTCTTCCAATGCGGGttgattttcaattttttccaATCATCATTCTTATTTTGCTCCATAGAAAAATTCAAATTAATATTGTGTTGCACTACGTctagattttaaaaaaaaaaaactaaggaAGGTGCTCAGCAATTATTATATCAATAGCTTGCACATTCGCGGAAAATTCGCCACCAAGTCAAAATGTGACAAGTTTGCCTGGCTCACAGATTGCTGTATCAGATTTCGCATTTTCCCACGGATTgacttgaaaatatttttcctatAAACATGAATAACTTCTTTAACTTATCCTGAAGTTTCATAGGAATTCGGCTTTTTGGGTAGAAGATATCACAGCTCAAACTTGGTAATTAATTTCCGGAAAATAGTCTCCGGAGGACCTTAACTTAGTCAAGTTTGTAAGAGACTCCAAGGTATGCATTTTGGATTGGTGATTTAAATATCTACAGTAGAAGTTTTTTAATTCCAGACTCCACAAGCTTAGAGAAGAGAGGGAAGACATGGACATAGATAACAGACAGAAACAGGTCTTATACTTAACAATTAAGTTTGAGTAGTATAATTCTTGAACAAGGACACTAATTTCCCATGTCTGAACTATTTTTTTGTATCACCTTTTTCATACAGAAATTTTTAACTTAAGGTGTTCACACTACAGCCAAATTCATAGTgcctttaaaaaaagatttacTGATATGAGCCAAACACTGGTCTTGACATGGACAGTTGCTTACAAATATATCTGTCAAGATCTTAACAGTATCATTTTTTATGGGTTTCATCGGAATCATATTTACCTGTTGTTTCGTTTTTGCTTGATGTAATGGAATACATTGATGACATCACGTATTCGGCGTGGTGCCTCTTCAATTTTAGCAGCAAGGAAGATGCACGCCATAGCGTACACCTGataaaaacagataaaaagcTGAAATATCATGCAAGACCACCTCAATTAAACAACACATCAAGGCaatcagccccccccccccccccccccctcttcccaGGGTAGATTTGATACTTTCCATTTCAGGTTCAATTTCAAGTTTTACCACAACTTTTTATCACTTTAGTAAACTATCTGCATTTCAATCATATGTCAGGGATAAAGACAAAAAGATTACTATCTACAAAGTGTTATTTTTATATGTCTGCTATACTTTTGATGTGTTCCTTTTCTTTGATGGATTCTAATTTAAAATCACGCAAGAACCTACCTCAACGTCGTGTTTAACGAATGATTTAGTATAGTAAAAGCGCTGAAATAGAACTTGTCCAGTAGCCATTGCTACCTGGTGGTGTCAAAGAAAGCACACGTTAGTATTTGAGCGAATAAAGTGGCTTTGTTGACTGCAAAAGTTCAACGGTTCGGTCCTTTACCTGCGGAAGTTTGAGGAGCAATCCCGAGGTTTGTATGAACTCACAGCCGATGATTCTAAGGTCTTCTTCGACATTCTTATCGAGGCCGTCTTTTACTGAAGGCGTTTCGGTTAGTTTATCTGGTGAGAGGATGCAGTTTTCGAGCGTAATAAGAACTTTTGCATAGGTTTTTTCGCTCTGAGCGCCATTCACCGCCATTTTTTTCCTCTCGTGGAGAACGTTCGCTGGACGTGCATGACGTCACACTCGTATTGTGACATCACAGGGCGCGCTTCCGAACACAGTCGATATCTTTCCGGAACTTCTCAAGGAAGCGTTACAAAATTATTCTGAGCGGGCTGTGGTAACCATCTGATTAGACTTACTCCATAATAAAGACGTAAGTGAAGTACAGACGTGCTTTGTGTGCGTTGAAAATCATAGagattttaaataaatctTCGTTGTTAATTCGGATAGACTCCGTAAAGAAATGGTGGACTAGTGCCAGGCCCAATAGGTCTAATGTAACGCCACTAACGCCACAGACAGACAAGAGAAACAGAAACAAGCAAGATTTTTGTGGGGAAATAGGttctaaaacaaaatgtgaTTTATGCATATACTATTGAAGCAATGGTTAAAGAAGATATTGACGTTCTTACTCAAGCTTCTAATTTCATTGACAGACATTTGCGTGCTATTAGGGTAGGCAAATACATCATGTCTTATTTCCTTTTGGGAAGTGGacaaaaagaaagcaaaaaataaaaaatagacaaGGCAGGGTTGAGTGGGGTAACTAAGCACTAAGATGCCAAATATAACGGTGGGAAGGGGGATTCTGTATCTCTCCCCCAAATCTAATATTCCACTCCTTTCTCTTCAGAGGGCATTAGCTAAACCAGTCATATTGATCATGAAATTATTAAATTAACACAGAACCTGACATGGCTTGTTGGAGGAGTTGGCATAGTTATCATCATTAGACGGGCTTATGTTGTGAGTAATATTTTATTACCTGATAGCCTAGTAGTTGTGGGAGGGCATAAATTAGAGTCTTTACTGACTAATGATAGAGTTGCTGTATTTACTTGTTTAGATGCAGCAgcttttatttaaatttctGTAATCCAGCTGCATTATCTATTTGAGGGCAGCATTTATTCTAAAATCACTGGTTGTGACAGTAGAGGGTAAAAATCATAATTTTGGATGATACATTCTAAAATTCAGTTCAAGATGTGGGAAAGGGGGACTGACCCCTGGATCCATCCCTGACTTTTCCAAAAACACTGATTCCATGCTGTAGCTAACTATTACCTAACCATTTACCTGCAACCTCAGTCTACCTATGTAGTCTCagttttgcattttttctAGCTGAATTGGTTTAAGTCAGTCAATTCTATCCCAGACGAATTTATTAGGAAAGGGATATATCTACGAGGCGAGGTTAGAGGAATCAATGAGGACAACACTTTGTTAGTCTCACATTTACCAATCCTCAAAACACCAAGTTACAAGAGAGAACTGTCTAAACTGTCTGATACAACAACCACTAAAAGTAAGTAatgttaattatttattatgtttCGCTCAATATTTACAAGACTGCAGCTAGAaaatttgaattatttttttccattatATTCTTTGTAAAATTCTGGCTCTTTTGGGTGATAGGTCCTCTTGATAGCTACAGTTCTGATTTCCTATTTAAACCAAGTTTGTTAcaatgaatgtttttttaaatgtgtCTTAGGAGTGGAAGGTCTGCTACCAGTCAATATTGCAGGCATACAGTATAGAGAGGGAGGAAATGTATGGCTTAAAGAATACCTCAATGGCACCCACGTGCGATTTGTGCCACTCAGGAAGACTCCCTGCCAGCAGCTGGTTTGCATTGTTCATGTGAAAAAGGTGAGTTTGAAGATTTGAGAGTTTTTAAAAGGTAAGAGAGGGTATTGAGGAAGGTTCTGCTTTGTCTTAACACTACAATAGTCAAATTCTCAGCAGGTTTAAAGTGCTCCTGCAAGCTGTCATTTTATCATCCTTAGTAAAATACCAAGATATGTGTATGAGCATTCATTTCCATGAACTATTGCAAGATGTTTTATCGAAATTTTAGCTATTTTGAAATTTAATCATAGTTTACCCTCTTTACCCTGtaaactaaaaataacaaatgccTGGTTGACTTGGGCTCTTTACTATATAGATCCACAGAATGCTGCAAATAAAAGAGGTATCTGGGACAACCCTTTTGCAATAAAAGAATAGTCTGTCTAAAGTGAATAAGACTCCATAACCAAACACATTGCTATCTTGGAATGATACATGTAgcaaattcaaagaaaatcaTTTCCAGGGAATGTGCGGAAAATACTGTGTCAATGAGGAGTTGGTGAGGCAAGGCTTGGCTGTAACTGCAAGGTGCAAAGAGCTAGAGAACCACAAGCTCTATCAGGGGCTGTTCACACGACTGCTGAAAGCAGAAGTGCGTGCAGAGAAGACAGGGAAGGGTGTATGGGAGAAACCGTCATACACTAAACATGCTAAACAGACAATTTACTCCATGATAACTTGGACGAGGGACAAGCTTTCAGGAAGCAAGAAACGGGATGAAGTGTAAGGTAGAAATCAACCTACATTGATAATGTAAGaaaacaggcccgtacccaggaggggtgcagggggtgcgaatgcaccccttccccccacaaCGACCGCAGGTCCACTTtcagttctcaatagacgtgctatttgtagacaaaactataaagcataagctagatcaatCTGATATGTTGCCAAAAGCGACAATAAACACcctgtggagatactgcaaaggcataaaaaatcgtttttgttttttcaagggtgttcagatttttatcagaaaacttcccccccccccagaataattaggtccactttttcggattttgcaccccccttaAGAATCCTGAATTATAAATAGGCAGAAAGCTAAGTGGAAGTGCTTTTTGCTGAATCTTATGaaagccaggattttgaacacaattatttatttgccCATTTAAATGACAATTATATGTTGTTTTATTCAAGCAAACATTGTACTTGGGTGGAGGTTCTTCAGAACCCTTATCATATGACTCTGAGGTATGCACCTGAAAGACTTTGAGATTGATACACAAGCAAACACTGTTGTATTAAACTTCttagcctacttgtaggctttgacagttttccggcacgaaaaccccgaaaacatgAAGTTCGCATACCATGACTGCCATCTTTATCGaagcctacaagtaggctatAAACTTCTTTGTACCATTTTTATCAATCTTTTGGGACTTAGAGCATGAAGAGTGCACAGTTGAACATTCTATTCCCTGATAATTGCACAATATTAATGTAATAAATTACTATTGTTAGGGACTGTGGGGACAAAAGTAGTAGATGCCTTGGTTTTTTTAGGGTGATTTTGATTCCTAGATTgcattctatatttgttgcaTGACATAAATTATGTTATTTACTGGCTGGGACGGCCATATTGAGAAACACATAGGCTGTACATAACTTAGTAATAATATGGCCATGGGTTTGAGTCTTTAGTTATTGTAGGAAGATTGTATGGTGTAATCAGACCCCGCTTATATTTTTCCCTAATCAGATAAACGATTCCCTACATGAACAATTTTATCATGTAGTCTCAAATGTAGCCCAAGCTCACTATTTGTGTCGAATTTTCGGTGGGTTTAAACCTTAAGGtttaatcgaccggaagtaaactggtgacaatgcggctttgaGACAACAAGAAGACAACGGTTAGAGtttcaattaattttaatgaaaactaAGGAGAAAATCGTACGTTGAAATGTAGCCATAATTCGACACAAATagtgagcttgggctacctgtggtagtCTCACCTCAGTTTTATCGAAAAGCAAGGCTCGAATTCTGAAATTTGACTGGTCTCGGGCTCGAATTCTAAAAATTTGACAAAGGTCTCGGTTCGGATTCTGAAACAGGGGTCTTAGCGCCTCGGCAAGTCTCGGATTTACCCATCGTTACCACTTATTATGGAAAATAGCACCACCAGCTCCTTTTCAACCATATTTCATATCACTAAATAACCTGAAAAATTAGATTGGTACATCGCCTTTAGcctataaaaaaaggaaatgccttgTTAATTAAGGGGTATAGTCTATTTTTGCTGTTATTGTTGTAAGGGCATATAGGTTAGATTGTGTTTATGCTTCCTTAAATCTCTCTCGTGTTTTGTAATTCAGTGTTTGTACAATACACCATTATGTCAACGGTTGGGGCACTTACGGTTAGTTATGCATATGACGTCATTACCTCGCTTTCAAGTGTTTGTCAAGGTCAAATGTACCTTTTTGGACTGCTGATGCACGCCAACAACTAATTTCGACCGCAATAGATAGAATGCAGATGTAAATTTCGTAGACTCTTGTAGCGCCCTGCTAAATTTTTAGTACAAAATGATCTTATTTGGTTATTTTTCTGCATTGATACAGCTGTAAGTAATTGGAGAGAAATGAGTGGATTTTGATTGCCGTTTGGTTTTTACGCATTTTATTCGAAAGAGACTAGCATAAACGTATTTTACAATATCCAAAACACTAGTCAAGTCTGTACCGTGAGAAAATATCTCTGCACAGCTGGTTCGCAGGACTCCGACTTCGCTAATCACAGGAGGGTACTTGTCATTCCACATGACCCCCGACTAACGTATGCACAGGAAATTCTTAGCGCGCCACAACCTTTAATTTAGATCGTGGTCTAGATAGATTTATGGCCATAAggtataataatttatttaaaacGTGTTCCACTAGCTTCGTTTTACAGTTTTTGACAAAATCCCTGACCTTTGTCCTGAGGGCAGTTAAATTCGGCAAGCTGAGAGCGGGCACTTCAAGTTTATTGGCGCCAACTTCCCATAACTTCTTGCGCCTCTAAAAATAAACCAGAGGAGCCCGACACCTTTTGCGTTTTATTAAGCTTTTTTGCAGTAGCGACTAAAAAAAACCAACTCTATTGTCAAACTAGAATAGCCGTAGAACAGTTAATGATGGATTGAGTCaatactaaagatttccgtgtcATTCCTTTGCAGTGATGTTAGTTGCTTTTTGGGATAATCGCAAGATGATCGTCCCTACGTACGAGCTTGACATCTGTCGTTAGACTGTTTACATATAAAAAGGAAGGCTACAGACAGCTTTATTACATCTCAAGTAAATATGCCGATGGATTATAACGCTATTAAAATTGCACAAGCGATTTCTGGAAAGAATAGAAGCGCGCACCGACAAAGTTTCGCAGCCACTCAATCTCGCAAAGCGAGAAAGAAACTTACGAGTAATAAATACATTGATGTgtgttaaaaatatatttattgagTCACAATATGTGCTAAGCTGTGCTCGTGAATGCCTTGAAATCACATCACGGAAATTCGAATTCAAAAGCGGATTTCACCTCTGTCTTTATTTAGCGATTCTGCTAACACAGTCTAAACAAAAGGTTTAACGAGCTTTTGACTTGCAAATTTGAATTCAATAAATCGGTTTACGCCGACTGGGTAATTAACCTTAATTATCAAgtaatcgaaaaaaaaacattcgagCAATAATATGGATGAGGCTTAATTGGAGGGGACACCTAGACTGACAGAGAAGCACCGGTGATGGAAAGCGATCTGCAGGAACTAATTGTCAGATGCAGTTGCTGGGACTTTGGTCATGCATAAGTAGGAGAGATTTGATAGATAAGTCCATAACGAGGTCATAGTTATGTTTAATTAATCCTTCCTGAGCTCACTGGAGCATCGTAAACTAGCAGCACTCAATTGTGTCGTCAGTTGGGTCTATTAAAGTTAGCTGACTGACATTGTCATGTAAAACAATTGGAGGTGTTGTGAAACCGCCGGTCGTGTGGACACGGTCGTTACCGCGACAGTGGTCGTGCTTGCTTGATGTGAGGCTGGTGTTCACGCTCCTTTCTCGGCTTCGGTA contains:
- the LOC5506191 gene encoding protein C3orf33, coding for MVKEDIDVLTQASNFIDRHLRAIRNLTWLVGGVGIVIIIRRAYVLNWFKSVNSIPDEFIRKGIYLRGEVRGINEDNTLLVSHLPILKTPSYKRELSKLSDTTTTKRVEGLLPVNIAGIQYREGGNVWLKEYLNGTHVRFVPLRKTPCQQLVCIVHVKKIHRMLQIKEGMCGKYCVNEELVRQGLAVTARCKELENHKLYQGLFTRLLKAEVRAEKTGKGVWEKPSYTKHAKQTIYSMITWTRDKLSGSKKRDEVKHCTWVEVLQNPYHMTLSDVSCFLG